Proteins co-encoded in one Candidatus Eisenbacteria bacterium genomic window:
- a CDS encoding nucleotidyltransferase family protein: MDDLRRPKPLRTSLSATDSLVFRVLRLRFHPEERMAVAEAIASLSGDDLEVALRRARRLEVGPLFAKELLALDAPAEVHTAAAGIYRENLARNLFLKAETDSWVSALEAAGIPCRVLKGVYLSELLYSDLGAKSCADIDLLVRREDLDGAMDVAAVRGFRLADPTSGGPDDTDAKAYTLESTGDRRVPYFVDLHWELEVPMLISLGQEDFWHAPGARAPGGAMCDCAPEVPADLLGAFLCLHLWHHSMSLKALVDFAAFVRRYDEAMPGVEARFKRTRARDGVALALILVCRVFGVRSCVLDHRHPKRLVLPWLESCAHLSVEARGRYLNVLVSPLRLEGFLLPFAATARYLFRSGARDGGLRLRARVTRFGSSLSRAASGGPLFTQRKVDHAKLV, translated from the coding sequence ATGGACGATCTGCGCCGCCCCAAACCGCTTCGGACGTCACTCTCCGCCACGGACTCGCTTGTCTTCCGGGTGCTGCGCCTGCGTTTTCACCCGGAGGAGCGGATGGCAGTCGCGGAGGCGATCGCGTCCCTCTCCGGCGATGACCTCGAGGTGGCGCTCCGCAGAGCGCGCCGGCTCGAGGTGGGTCCCCTCTTCGCGAAGGAGCTTCTCGCGCTGGATGCTCCTGCCGAGGTCCACACAGCCGCGGCCGGGATCTACCGCGAAAACCTCGCGCGCAATCTATTCCTCAAGGCCGAGACCGACTCCTGGGTCTCAGCCTTGGAAGCAGCAGGGATTCCTTGCCGGGTTCTCAAAGGGGTGTACCTGTCGGAGCTGCTTTACTCGGATCTCGGGGCCAAGTCCTGCGCCGACATCGATCTTCTGGTCCGGCGTGAGGATCTCGACGGCGCGATGGACGTGGCGGCCGTCCGCGGATTCCGACTGGCGGACCCCACGTCCGGAGGTCCCGACGACACCGACGCCAAGGCGTACACGCTCGAGTCTACGGGGGACAGGCGGGTTCCATACTTCGTGGACCTCCACTGGGAGCTGGAGGTGCCGATGCTCATCTCACTCGGGCAGGAGGACTTCTGGCACGCGCCGGGTGCGCGGGCGCCCGGTGGCGCGATGTGCGATTGCGCGCCCGAGGTTCCGGCCGATCTGCTCGGAGCGTTTCTCTGCCTGCATCTTTGGCACCACAGCATGAGCCTCAAGGCGCTGGTCGACTTCGCGGCATTTGTGAGGCGGTACGACGAGGCGATGCCGGGGGTGGAGGCACGATTCAAGCGCACGCGGGCCCGGGACGGCGTCGCTCTCGCCTTGATCCTCGTCTGCCGTGTTTTCGGCGTGCGCTCCTGCGTTCTCGATCATCGCCACCCGAAACGACTTGTTCTCCCATGGCTCGAGTCCTGCGCGCATTTATCCGTGGAGGCTCGCGGGCGCTATCTGAACGTCCTCGTCTCGCCGCTTCGGTTGGAGGGCTTTCTGCTCCCATTCGCCGCCACGGCGCGGTACCTCTTCCGGTCTGGGGCGCGCGACGGCGGCTTGCGACTGCGCGCCCGCGTGACGCGGTTCGGGAGTTCTCTGTCGCGCGCGGCGTCCGGCGGACCCCTCTTTACACAGCGGAAGGTAGATCATGCCAAGCTCGTCTGA
- a CDS encoding UDP-N-acetylglucosamine 2-epimerase (non-hydrolyzing) — protein sequence MKTVLSVFGTRPEAIKMAPVLKSLAGERDIRSLTCVTAQHREMLDQVLSLFSIRPDEDLDLMRDGQSLAEITTRALTELEGHLARVKPDLLLVQGDTTTTMAASIAAFYARVPVGHIEAGLRTGNPGYPFPEEVNRRITSVLARHHFAPTERARRNLLAEGVADDCIVVTGNTVIDALLDVVGMKPSRAPKLPLRGIRMVLVTAHRRENFGPPLLEITGAIRDLAGSYPDVDLVYPVHRNPNVDRPVRKELSHVPGVHLIDPLEYKAFADLMAESYLILTDSGGIQEEAPSLGKPVLVLRDETERPEAVEAGTVKLVGPHRAAIVSAAKELLDSKDAYASMARAVNPYGDGKASGRIVGRIRAALGLYR from the coding sequence GTGAAGACCGTCCTCAGCGTCTTCGGCACGCGCCCCGAAGCCATCAAGATGGCGCCGGTCTTGAAATCCTTGGCCGGCGAACGGGATATCCGGTCCCTCACTTGTGTCACCGCCCAGCACCGCGAGATGCTCGACCAGGTGCTGAGCCTCTTCTCGATCCGTCCCGACGAAGACCTCGATTTGATGCGCGACGGGCAGTCGCTCGCCGAAATCACGACGCGGGCCTTGACCGAGCTCGAGGGCCACCTTGCGCGCGTGAAGCCCGATCTCCTCCTGGTGCAGGGAGACACCACGACCACGATGGCGGCTTCGATCGCGGCCTTCTACGCGCGCGTTCCGGTCGGACACATCGAGGCGGGTCTCCGCACGGGGAATCCCGGGTATCCTTTTCCGGAGGAGGTGAATCGGAGGATCACGTCCGTGCTCGCACGCCATCACTTCGCGCCCACCGAGCGCGCGCGGCGGAACCTCCTTGCGGAGGGGGTGGCGGACGATTGCATCGTGGTGACCGGAAACACCGTCATCGACGCGCTGCTGGACGTGGTGGGGATGAAGCCTTCGCGCGCCCCCAAGCTCCCGCTACGCGGCATTCGGATGGTCCTCGTCACGGCGCACCGACGCGAAAACTTCGGCCCTCCGCTGCTTGAGATCACGGGGGCGATTCGCGATCTCGCGGGCAGCTATCCCGACGTCGATCTCGTTTACCCGGTGCATCGGAACCCGAACGTCGATCGGCCCGTCCGGAAGGAGCTTTCCCACGTGCCCGGCGTCCACCTGATCGACCCGCTCGAGTACAAGGCATTCGCGGACCTCATGGCGGAGTCGTATCTCATTCTCACTGATTCCGGCGGCATCCAAGAGGAAGCACCGTCGCTCGGGAAGCCGGTCCTCGTTCTGCGGGATGAGACGGAGCGGCCGGAGGCGGTCGAGGCGGGCACCGTCAAGCTCGTGGGCCCACACCGGGCGGCGATCGTATCGGCAGCGAAGGAGCTGCTGGACTCGAAGGACGCGTACGCGAGCATGGCGCGCGCCGTGAATCCCTACGGGGACGGAAAAGCGTCCGGGCGTATTGTGGGGCGCATACGGGCGGCGCTCGGGCTTTATCGCTGA
- a CDS encoding GGDEF domain-containing protein, whose product MKQRNGAGSKRLVEATQRFIRSEQKLLEVLFARRILRKADCEHFAKDLDLSASKKRSSDVFGSAIAINKKLMAALSGSKAGARAAKATAIDVLYEMSRVVQTVEDPPEALRQMLVRMREGIAFENATLFVTDRATGKLEPVATVGEPIDLIGHVNFDRGRGFSSWVAQQRKPVLLNDLHREGGTSAPSVRSFLSVPIVLQGESMGVINLSHSRPEAFDEESQKLLSLMGHQIAGVVNRVILRREMERLQTTDDLTSLYNKRHFDLSLGAEIEKARRYGHTLSVMVLDIDNFKALNERHGQPVGNEVLSDFGKLLKKFARTTDCVARYSGEEFMIMLPHTDAKEAKCAAERLRSIVESHSFPRRKRLTVSVGIATFPVDANEPTALIVRADQALYQSRRGTLKPVPAPAFDAEANTIN is encoded by the coding sequence ATGAAGCAGCGTAATGGAGCGGGGTCGAAGCGTCTCGTCGAGGCTACCCAGCGGTTCATCCGGTCCGAGCAGAAGCTCCTCGAGGTCCTGTTCGCCCGCCGGATCTTGCGCAAGGCCGATTGCGAGCATTTCGCGAAGGATCTCGATCTCTCCGCGTCGAAGAAGCGCTCCTCGGATGTTTTCGGGAGCGCGATCGCGATCAACAAGAAGCTGATGGCCGCTCTGTCGGGCTCGAAGGCCGGCGCGCGCGCCGCCAAGGCCACGGCGATCGACGTCCTCTACGAGATGAGCCGGGTCGTTCAGACGGTCGAGGATCCCCCGGAGGCGCTCCGGCAGATGCTTGTCCGCATGCGCGAGGGAATCGCGTTCGAGAACGCCACGCTGTTCGTCACCGACCGCGCGACGGGGAAGCTCGAGCCGGTCGCGACCGTGGGCGAGCCGATCGATCTCATCGGTCATGTCAACTTCGATCGTGGAAGGGGTTTCTCCTCGTGGGTCGCGCAGCAGCGGAAGCCGGTCCTCCTGAACGACCTTCACCGCGAAGGAGGGACGAGCGCCCCTTCGGTCCGCTCGTTCCTCTCGGTGCCGATCGTGCTCCAGGGTGAATCGATGGGAGTCATCAACCTCAGTCACTCGCGCCCCGAGGCCTTCGATGAGGAAAGCCAGAAGCTCCTGTCGCTCATGGGCCACCAGATCGCGGGCGTGGTGAATCGCGTGATCCTGCGCCGGGAAATGGAGCGCCTCCAGACGACCGACGATCTCACGTCGCTCTACAACAAGCGTCACTTCGACCTGAGCCTCGGGGCCGAGATCGAAAAGGCGAGGCGGTACGGACACACGCTTTCGGTCATGGTGCTCGACATCGACAATTTCAAAGCCTTGAACGAGCGGCACGGCCAGCCGGTCGGGAACGAAGTGCTTTCCGATTTCGGCAAACTATTGAAAAAGTTCGCCCGCACCACGGATTGCGTCGCCCGCTATTCGGGGGAGGAATTCATGATCATGCTGCCGCATACCGACGCGAAGGAAGCGAAGTGCGCGGCGGAGCGGCTCCGGTCCATCGTGGAGTCGCATTCGTTCCCCCGCCGGAAGCGGCTCACCGTGAGCGTGGGAATCGCCACGTTCCCCGTGGATGCGAACGAGCCGACCGCGCTCATCGTCCGGGCGGACCAGGCCCTCTACCAGTCGCGGCGCGGCACGCTGAAGCCGGTGCCGGCTCCGGCGTTCGATGCGGAAGCGAACACGATCAACTGA
- a CDS encoding HDOD domain-containing protein, whose amino-acid sequence MKTADLKSMDRVHLKKVTEAMVALPTLPLVASRLLESIADPDAASSEEIGAVIALDPSLTARTLKLANSDFYGFPRKVGTVDLAVVVLGRDTIRDLVLSAAVFQTLDPTWRTLTGLWSHSLACGVAARALADRCRYRLDGEAFAAGVLHDIGKVALRQNYPERFEAAMALVRDQGISMVEAERGVLGSDHAEVGGWLAERWGLPDDLVEAIACHHRPEQARLNQELTSLVHIADSLAGRTGNSWPLEGKNGEISVYAWECVEPGAAEREALLEDLVPFIRRAVEREQELFRHFRDPQEAET is encoded by the coding sequence ATGAAGACCGCCGACCTGAAATCCATGGACCGCGTGCATCTGAAAAAGGTGACGGAGGCGATGGTCGCCCTGCCGACCCTCCCCTTGGTCGCCTCCAGGCTGCTCGAATCGATCGCGGATCCGGATGCGGCTTCCTCCGAGGAGATCGGCGCGGTCATCGCGCTGGATCCTTCGCTCACCGCGCGGACGCTTAAGCTCGCCAATTCCGACTTCTACGGATTCCCGCGGAAGGTCGGCACCGTGGACCTGGCCGTGGTCGTCCTGGGGCGGGATACGATCCGCGACCTCGTCCTGAGCGCCGCGGTGTTCCAGACGCTCGACCCGACGTGGCGAACGCTGACGGGCCTGTGGAGCCATTCGCTCGCGTGCGGCGTGGCGGCGCGCGCCCTGGCCGACCGGTGCCGCTACCGGCTCGACGGCGAGGCCTTCGCGGCCGGCGTGCTCCACGACATCGGCAAGGTCGCGCTTCGTCAGAACTACCCCGAGCGATTCGAAGCCGCGATGGCGCTCGTGAGGGACCAGGGGATTTCCATGGTGGAAGCCGAGCGCGGGGTTCTGGGCTCGGACCACGCCGAAGTGGGGGGCTGGCTGGCGGAGCGTTGGGGACTGCCCGACGATCTCGTGGAAGCCATCGCCTGCCACCATCGGCCCGAGCAGGCGCGGCTCAACCAGGAGCTGACGTCGCTCGTTCACATCGCCGACTCCCTCGCCGGGCGGACCGGAAACTCTTGGCCGCTCGAGGGGAAGAACGGTGAGATCTCGGTGTACGCCTGGGAGTGCGTTGAGCCGGGTGCTGCGGAGCGCGAGGCGCTGCTCGAAGACCTCGTCCCGTTCATCCGGCGCGCCGTGGAGCGGGAGCAGGAGCTCTTCCGCCACTTCCGCGACCCGCAGGAGGCAGAGACATGA
- a CDS encoding lasso peptide biosynthesis B2 protein has product MGETGEASRSAWAYRRALDDVSGRAKRSRRGSRGPAYRARAASARREGLFVRLWRIALALRALRWVIVVEWQRRWLGFGDLVAGVESRRLGARSAIAASTARSAVRRVSHLLPLRRSCLRESLASVGLLRSLGHPARLAIGVKAPGDSLDAHAWVEVDGKAVGDGTRDYRVLARSPAFPFGAASGASNLSNAPDAESRLPTPVRTDSV; this is encoded by the coding sequence TTGGGAGAAACTGGGGAAGCCAGTCGATCTGCCTGGGCTTACCGACGCGCTCTCGACGATGTTTCAGGTCGAGCGAAGCGTTCTCGCAGAGGATCTAGAGGCCCTGCTTACCGAGCTCGAGCGGCTTCAGCTCGTCGTGAGGGTCTGTTCGTGAGGCTGTGGCGGATCGCGCTCGCCCTCCGCGCGCTCAGGTGGGTAATCGTCGTGGAATGGCAGCGGCGGTGGCTGGGATTCGGTGACTTGGTCGCTGGAGTCGAAAGCCGGCGGCTCGGTGCTCGATCAGCAATCGCGGCCTCGACCGCGCGCTCGGCGGTGCGGCGCGTCTCCCACCTCCTACCGCTTCGTCGTTCCTGCCTGCGCGAGTCGCTCGCGTCGGTGGGGCTTCTCCGGAGCCTGGGTCATCCCGCGCGACTCGCGATCGGTGTGAAGGCCCCGGGAGATTCCCTCGACGCGCACGCCTGGGTGGAAGTGGATGGGAAAGCGGTGGGGGACGGGACGCGGGACTACCGCGTGCTCGCGCGTTCGCCGGCCTTTCCTTTCGGTGCCGCCTCGGGGGCGAGCAATCTTTCTAACGCACCCGATGCCGAGTCGAGGTTGCCCACTCCCGTGCGCACGGACAGCGTATAG
- a CDS encoding FliA/WhiG family RNA polymerase sigma factor: MDHHRGRRGHGDRDRDGVDVRHAVAPPHPARGARPRDHRPGRMGRWPSSHAHGAAALLRTMADGSGRIAAAVGTLGGRLTIMSSSSSVLHRLQGHAPRSKNRKERKKEAALSKYAPLVKYVVDRLALHLPKSVERDDLISAAIIGLFDALEKYDSSKGTKFETYAIWRIRGAILDELRSLDWASRSIRRKARNVEEVARDLGQRLGRAATEEEVADALNLSPTELSRLLDEVHGTALLSLSKSVSGDEDQDYIQLEDIVDDPTHKDALEVMETDEAREVLLDTIDHLPEQQRLVVALYYYEEMTLKEIGEALHISESRVSQIHTRAVKTLKARLGRVL; encoded by the coding sequence ATGGACCACCATCGCGGCCGCCGCGGTCACGGTGACCGTGATCGGGACGGAGTGGATGTCCGGCACGCCGTGGCCCCTCCTCACCCTGCGCGCGGGGCTCGCCCTCGGGATCATCGTCCTGGCCGGATGGGGCGCTGGCCTAGTTCTCATGCGCACGGCGCTGCGGCGCTACTACGAACAATGGCGGATGGCTCAGGCCGAATCGCGGCCGCGGTCGGAACCCTAGGCGGGAGGCTCACGATCATGTCATCCAGCTCCTCCGTGCTCCATCGACTGCAGGGCCATGCCCCGCGCTCCAAGAACCGCAAGGAGCGCAAGAAGGAAGCCGCGCTCAGCAAGTACGCGCCGCTCGTGAAGTACGTCGTGGACCGGCTCGCCCTCCATCTGCCGAAATCGGTGGAGCGGGACGATCTGATCTCGGCCGCGATCATCGGGCTCTTCGACGCGCTCGAGAAATACGATTCATCCAAGGGAACCAAGTTCGAGACCTACGCCATCTGGAGGATCCGGGGCGCGATCCTGGACGAGCTGAGGTCCCTCGACTGGGCATCGCGCTCGATACGCCGGAAGGCGCGAAACGTCGAGGAGGTGGCGCGCGACCTGGGCCAGCGCCTGGGAAGGGCCGCGACGGAGGAGGAGGTTGCGGACGCGCTCAACTTGAGCCCGACCGAGCTGTCCCGGCTCCTGGACGAGGTCCACGGCACGGCGCTTCTCTCCCTGTCGAAATCGGTGTCCGGGGACGAGGACCAGGACTACATCCAGCTCGAGGACATCGTCGACGACCCCACCCATAAGGACGCGCTGGAGGTCATGGAGACCGACGAAGCGCGGGAGGTCCTTCTCGACACCATCGACCACCTGCCCGAACAGCAGAGGCTGGTGGTCGCCCTGTACTACTACGAGGAAATGACGCTGAAAGAGATCGGAGAAGCGCTCCACATCTCCGAGTCCCGCGTCTCCCAGATCCACACACGCGCCGTGAAGACCTTGAAGGCGCGTCTCGGGCGGGTGCTCTAG
- a CDS encoding PqqD family protein yields the protein MPSSSERWKIAPEVAHESFGDAAVVLNLRSGVYYTLNEVAARAWEKLGKPVDLPGLTDALSTMFQVERSVLAEDLEALLTELERLQLVVRVCS from the coding sequence ATGCCAAGCTCGTCTGAGCGCTGGAAGATCGCCCCCGAGGTGGCGCACGAATCGTTCGGGGACGCGGCAGTCGTATTGAACCTCCGCTCGGGGGTGTACTACACGCTGAACGAGGTCGCCGCCCGGGCTTGGGAGAAACTGGGGAAGCCAGTCGATCTGCCTGGGCTTACCGACGCGCTCTCGACGATGTTTCAGGTCGAGCGAAGCGTTCTCGCAGAGGATCTAGAGGCCCTGCTTACCGAGCTCGAGCGGCTTCAGCTCGTCGTGAGGGTCTGTTCGTGA
- a CDS encoding response regulator: MRKRTRSTEVAETRAMTQNPPQSEGKAAPVPADAPAESPAASRVRPRESGLAEEPRPQPRILVVDDEPHVVQIFQDLLAQRGYEVVSSTDGDDAIVKVTAGRFDLVLTDINLPGVDGLEVVRAAKAADKDTCVILITGYASTTTAIDALRQGAYDYITKPFDLWETAKAIERGLESRFLVIENRRLVTILEEANDELQRHEEILSRLVKEATRRITSLYEAGKEISTSLNRQATLAVIVNQVSRLANAESSLVFLYDTEAGEYVAEAGAGAGAGVPQERLRDFRFGIGVGLHGQAVRNASPVRCANVGQTVGVEPFLSELEVSSVLVVPLRSNEAVFGTITALNWGGRAFTPDDQEVLTMFASQASIAVTNAILYERTKELDRMKSEFVAVVSHEVRTPLTSIKGSLELLGDERFHVLPPPQRELLSICQANAERLISLINDILDFSKLESSKLSLNFESVAVGKIVPEAVDHIRNLAAMKGVAIDVHVEGSAGVIEADPMRVAQVITNLLGNAIKFSPEKSKIEVWVRGTESEVIVDVRDHGKGITQRDMSRLFQRFAQLDSSTTRKAGGTGLGLVISKGIVEQHGGKIWAESSMGKGSTFSFSLPRTRETSASSAEDSAGEGARDLIAP; this comes from the coding sequence ATGCGGAAGCGAACACGATCAACTGAGGTCGCTGAAACGCGAGCCATGACCCAGAACCCTCCCCAGAGTGAGGGAAAGGCCGCGCCCGTTCCGGCGGACGCCCCCGCGGAGAGCCCGGCGGCGTCCCGGGTCCGGCCGCGCGAGTCTGGGCTTGCCGAGGAGCCGCGCCCGCAACCCCGAATCCTCGTGGTCGATGACGAACCCCACGTCGTCCAGATCTTCCAGGACCTCCTGGCCCAGCGGGGGTACGAGGTAGTCTCGAGCACCGACGGCGACGACGCCATCGTGAAGGTGACGGCCGGCCGCTTCGATCTCGTGCTGACCGACATCAACCTTCCCGGGGTCGACGGGCTCGAGGTGGTCCGCGCGGCCAAGGCCGCCGACAAAGATACCTGCGTCATTCTGATCACGGGATATGCCTCCACCACGACGGCGATCGATGCGCTCCGTCAGGGTGCCTACGACTACATCACGAAGCCCTTCGATCTTTGGGAGACCGCGAAGGCGATCGAGCGCGGTCTCGAGAGCCGGTTCCTCGTGATCGAAAACCGCCGCCTCGTTACGATTCTCGAGGAGGCGAACGACGAGCTTCAACGGCACGAGGAGATCCTGAGCCGCCTGGTGAAGGAAGCGACGAGACGGATTACCTCGCTCTACGAGGCCGGCAAGGAGATCAGCACGAGCCTGAACCGGCAGGCAACGCTCGCGGTCATCGTGAACCAGGTGTCGAGGCTCGCGAACGCGGAATCGAGCCTCGTCTTCCTCTACGATACCGAGGCGGGAGAATATGTCGCCGAGGCGGGCGCGGGCGCGGGCGCGGGCGTTCCCCAGGAACGCCTCAGGGATTTCCGTTTTGGGATCGGCGTCGGCCTCCACGGACAGGCGGTGCGCAACGCCTCCCCGGTGCGCTGCGCCAACGTCGGCCAGACCGTGGGCGTCGAGCCGTTCCTCTCGGAGCTCGAGGTTTCCTCCGTGCTCGTCGTTCCACTGCGCTCGAACGAGGCCGTCTTCGGCACGATCACCGCCCTCAACTGGGGCGGGCGCGCGTTCACGCCCGACGATCAGGAGGTCCTCACGATGTTCGCGAGCCAGGCGTCGATCGCGGTCACGAACGCCATCCTCTATGAGCGGACGAAGGAGCTGGACCGCATGAAGTCGGAGTTCGTGGCGGTCGTTTCGCACGAGGTGCGCACGCCGCTCACGTCGATCAAGGGGTCCCTGGAGCTTCTGGGGGACGAACGTTTCCACGTGCTCCCCCCTCCCCAACGGGAGCTTCTGAGCATCTGCCAGGCGAACGCGGAGCGGCTGATCAGCCTGATCAACGACATCCTCGACTTTTCGAAGCTCGAGTCCTCCAAGCTCTCTCTCAACTTCGAGAGCGTCGCGGTCGGCAAGATCGTGCCGGAGGCGGTGGACCATATTCGAAACCTCGCCGCGATGAAGGGAGTCGCGATCGACGTCCACGTGGAGGGCTCCGCGGGCGTGATCGAGGCAGACCCGATGCGCGTGGCGCAGGTGATCACGAATCTTCTCGGAAACGCGATCAAGTTCTCGCCCGAGAAGAGCAAGATCGAGGTCTGGGTGCGCGGGACCGAGAGCGAGGTCATTGTCGACGTGAGGGATCACGGCAAAGGAATCACCCAGCGCGACATGAGCCGGCTTTTCCAGCGCTTCGCCCAGCTCGACTCCTCCACCACTCGGAAAGCGGGCGGCACCGGACTCGGGCTTGTCATCTCGAAGGGCATCGTCGAGCAGCACGGCGGAAAGATTTGGGCCGAGTCGAGCATGGGTAAGGGCTCGACCTTCTCGTTCTCACTCCCGCGCACAAGGGAGACGAGCGCGTCCTCCGCGGAAGACTCCGCCGGGGAAGGCGCGCGCGATCTGATCGCGCCCTAG